A DNA window from Paenibacillus sp. HWE-109 contains the following coding sequences:
- a CDS encoding DUF1349 domain-containing protein, translating into MSLFNNCVGKSLNTSLKWINEPQEWEFSEQNSLRITAPPRADFFHNPTQERRNNSAPFLYTTTNANFIVTTRVSVDIRERNDSGCLMVMADENNWAKLCYEDFRGRPSIISVVTKDISDDCIGDYVGNINPFLRVSRYDNCIAFHYSLDGTEWALVRYFGMNNIQSLKVGVVAQSPVGDGCTVQFDHLHFLPNTNRDVRNIK; encoded by the coding sequence ATGAGTCTTTTCAATAACTGCGTGGGGAAGAGTCTAAATACTTCTCTTAAATGGATTAATGAACCCCAAGAATGGGAATTTTCTGAACAAAATTCACTTAGGATTACCGCGCCACCTCGCGCTGACTTCTTTCATAACCCCACACAGGAAAGAAGAAATAATTCTGCTCCATTCCTATATACGACAACAAATGCAAATTTTATTGTAACCACTCGGGTCAGCGTTGACATACGTGAACGGAACGACTCCGGATGCCTTATGGTAATGGCAGACGAGAATAACTGGGCCAAGTTATGTTATGAGGATTTTAGAGGTCGACCTTCCATTATTAGTGTTGTAACTAAAGATATTTCGGATGATTGTATCGGTGACTATGTCGGGAATATAAACCCTTTCTTAAGAGTATCTCGATATGATAATTGCATAGCTTTTCATTACTCTCTTGATGGTACTGAATGGGCATTAGTGCGGTATTTTGGAATGAATAATATTCAAAGTTTAAAAGTCGGTGTAGTTGCCCAGAGTCCAGTTGGTGATGGATGTACAGTGCAGTTCGATCACTTACACTTCCTTCCTAATACAAATAGAGATGTAAGAAATATAAAATAA
- a CDS encoding cache domain-containing sensor histidine kinase, whose translation MSRLIRLVGDVYYSMSLRTKLIISYLLLIVLPVGLLVYFSYMNIHKTVLQQSGLAYLEAIKQAEKNIGYGTETAKAIGDQAQNSYDIQRILKTVSQRELTLSEEIDFFMLLNKNILNYEMIDNIVTVHYFMNGNARFVSSNPNIRNIELLALEPSLRPMLSGNVHEGWFGASDFTQMSFARSDELIYVREIRDLGTLSKTLGYLMLEINSRFVWNIIRDIRLPEGSVIAVTSSNGQLIESEYTANLDKGLFEAVQTEVAGEPSKGIARIKRGLMDYYVVYSAIPSLGWTVHLIMGEEQLGANSAWMTRFLFGLAAVICLLAMTSALIISGTITKRLKRLVRLIRHAEKGSLKTEDNVRGNDEYAQLQRAFNRMSVEIKQLIEEVYQAKISKQDTEMKLLYAQIHPHFLYNTLDIIHWSALRIDAKDIAEVTQSLAKFLRHSLNGGKDHIRLSEELDGVERYMYIINFRYKGSIRLTMEVEAETDEEVMPKMILQPLVENAVVHGIRPKPQRSGDIVIRAWREGDDLLLQVADDGAGMDSERLATVLERYSEGYGVKNVHQRIQAYYGEDCGLSFESAPGQGCRVTARLKPGRIKEH comes from the coding sequence ATGAGCAGGCTGATTCGGCTGGTCGGAGATGTGTATTACAGCATGAGTCTTCGGACCAAGCTGATTATATCTTATTTGCTGTTGATCGTATTACCGGTGGGGCTGCTTGTCTATTTTTCCTATATGAATATACACAAGACTGTGCTGCAGCAGTCCGGGCTTGCTTATCTGGAGGCGATCAAGCAGGCGGAGAAAAACATTGGCTATGGCACGGAGACGGCCAAGGCGATTGGCGATCAAGCGCAAAACAGCTACGATATTCAGCGCATTTTGAAGACGGTTTCGCAGAGGGAGCTGACGTTAAGCGAGGAAATCGACTTTTTTATGCTGCTGAACAAAAATATACTGAATTACGAAATGATTGATAATATCGTAACCGTGCATTATTTTATGAACGGCAACGCCCGCTTTGTCTCGTCTAATCCGAATATTCGAAACATTGAATTGCTGGCGCTGGAACCGAGTTTGCGGCCAATGCTTTCTGGAAATGTGCATGAGGGCTGGTTTGGCGCTTCAGACTTTACGCAGATGTCATTTGCCCGCAGCGACGAACTGATCTATGTGCGCGAGATTCGCGATCTCGGCACATTGAGCAAGACTTTGGGTTATTTGATGTTGGAAATCAACAGCCGATTCGTCTGGAATATTATTCGCGATATCCGTCTGCCGGAGGGGAGCGTCATTGCGGTGACCTCAAGCAACGGACAGCTTATCGAGTCGGAGTACACGGCCAATTTGGACAAGGGGCTGTTCGAAGCGGTACAAACGGAGGTAGCCGGTGAACCATCCAAGGGCATCGCGCGCATCAAGCGGGGGCTGATGGACTATTATGTGGTGTACAGCGCTATCCCCTCGCTCGGCTGGACTGTACATCTGATAATGGGGGAAGAGCAACTTGGCGCTAACAGCGCTTGGATGACCCGTTTTCTGTTCGGACTGGCGGCGGTCATCTGTCTGCTGGCGATGACGTCGGCGTTAATTATTTCCGGCACAATTACCAAGCGGCTCAAGCGGCTCGTGCGGCTTATCCGTCATGCGGAGAAGGGCAGCCTGAAGACGGAGGACAACGTACGCGGCAATGACGAATATGCGCAGCTGCAGCGTGCGTTCAACAGGATGAGTGTGGAGATCAAGCAACTCATCGAAGAGGTGTATCAGGCGAAAATCAGCAAGCAAGACACGGAGATGAAGCTGCTTTACGCGCAGATCCATCCTCATTTTCTGTATAACACGCTCGATATTATCCATTGGAGCGCACTGCGCATCGACGCGAAGGACATCGCAGAGGTGACGCAGTCGCTGGCAAAGTTTCTCCGCCACAGCTTGAACGGAGGCAAGGATCATATCCGGTTGTCCGAGGAGCTGGACGGGGTTGAGCGGTATATGTACATCATCAACTTCCGCTACAAAGGCTCGATCCGGCTGACAATGGAAGTCGAGGCCGAGACGGATGAAGAAGTGATGCCCAAAATGATCCTTCAGCCGCTTGTTGAGAATGCCGTGGTTCATGGCATTCGGCCGAAGCCGCAGCGGTCGGGTGATATCGTGATCCGCGCCTGGAGGGAGGGCGACGATCTGCTGCTTCAGGTGGCGGATGACGGGGCCGGTATGGATTCGGAGCGGCTTGCCACGGTGCTAGAGCGGTACAGTGAAGGTTACGGAGTCAAAAATGTGCATCAGCGCATCCAGGCCTACTATGGCGAGGACTGCGGTTTGAGCTTCGAGAGCGCCCCAGGACAAGGCTGTCGGGTTACGGCGAGGCTCAAGCCGGGACGGATCAAAGAACATTAA
- a CDS encoding HD domain-containing protein — MMQSHTWHMCMFALLLHKEIGYEVNLEKTLKLILIHDLVEIYAGDTFTHDSKARVGKKVREDEAAEILFAQLPEDFNREFNELWDEFESGETLESQFVKTIDKMQAFAQNVHTKGMVWKENQIAPEKILAYNESWRHHNDSFSEVFNHLWSFAKKEGYLYNSDDKPVSGYHEKR; from the coding sequence ATGATGCAGAGCCATACATGGCATATGTGTATGTTTGCTCTTTTGTTACACAAGGAAATAGGTTATGAAGTTAACTTAGAAAAAACTTTAAAATTAATTCTAATTCACGATTTAGTTGAAATTTATGCTGGTGATACATTCACCCATGATAGTAAGGCACGTGTTGGGAAGAAGGTAAGAGAGGATGAAGCTGCTGAGATTCTGTTTGCACAGCTCCCAGAGGACTTCAACAGGGAATTCAATGAGTTGTGGGATGAGTTTGAATCAGGAGAAACACTCGAATCACAATTCGTTAAGACAATAGACAAGATGCAGGCTTTTGCTCAGAACGTACATACAAAGGGAATGGTTTGGAAAGAAAATCAAATTGCACCCGAGAAGATATTAGCTTATAACGAAAGCTGGAGACATCATAATGATTCTTTCTCGGAAGTATTTAATCATCTATGGAGTTTCGCAAAAAAAGAAGGCTATCTTTATAATTCCGATGATAAACCAGTTAGTGGATACCATGAGAAACGATAG
- a CDS encoding Imm53 family immunity protein has product MVTLDNPGWCVSINLQETTLENKPFESLVKERFEHDKREQIAEIKKSR; this is encoded by the coding sequence ATCGTTACGCTCGATAATCCCGGTTGGTGTGTCAGCATTAATTTGCAAGAAACTACATTAGAAAACAAACCATTTGAAAGTTTGGTCAAAGAAAGATTCGAACATGATAAACGGGAGCAGATCGCTGAAATAAAAAAAAGCCGGTAA
- a CDS encoding VOC family protein yields the protein MSQEIWINLPVKDVERSTAFFNTIGFNAVSVGNERAKLAIGQTTILLFPDAAFEKFTGAKTADTSQSAEVIFSIGTESREEVDAFIQKVEFAGGSIFGKASETDGWMYGAGFADLDGHRWNLLYMDASKMPKR from the coding sequence ATGTCACAGGAGATTTGGATTAACCTGCCAGTCAAAGATGTTGAGAGGTCAACTGCCTTTTTCAATACGATTGGGTTCAATGCGGTGAGCGTTGGTAACGAGAGAGCCAAGCTTGCCATAGGCCAAACAACGATTCTGCTGTTCCCCGATGCGGCGTTTGAGAAATTTACAGGTGCAAAAACCGCAGATACTTCCCAAAGTGCCGAGGTAATATTCTCTATTGGCACTGAAAGCAGAGAAGAAGTAGATGCCTTTATTCAAAAAGTAGAGTTTGCCGGAGGAAGCATCTTTGGCAAGGCGAGTGAAACTGACGGCTGGATGTACGGCGCAGGATTTGCCGACCTGGACGGTCACCGCTGGAACCTGCTGTACATGGATGCGAGCAAAATGCCGAAACGCTAA
- a CDS encoding SF0329 family protein produces MAWSKLKQLLESFLCPALYGRFEYRATSYRYLPDKAGLCYIAVDKKNVLNMNDITTLIRWYHTELEIKNDPDIQIPINNEEIEAVRKDTKGIVPEDRLKVIARNRKISEYAKEILSVQSALSKSNFVVVANKFLSISIEESLESNDILLNILALVDRRVGKKRILNMTEKMKLKHPIVQYFYELRLSTF; encoded by the coding sequence ATGGCCTGGAGCAAATTGAAGCAACTTCTGGAGAGTTTTCTCTGTCCTGCGCTATATGGAAGATTCGAATACCGCGCAACCAGCTACCGTTATTTACCTGATAAAGCAGGACTTTGTTATATTGCGGTAGATAAAAAGAACGTACTCAATATGAATGATATAACTACCTTAATCAGATGGTATCATACGGAACTGGAAATAAAGAATGATCCAGATATCCAAATTCCTATCAACAATGAAGAAATCGAAGCTGTCAGAAAAGATACCAAGGGGATAGTTCCGGAGGATCGTCTCAAAGTAATTGCAAGAAATAGAAAAATATCAGAATATGCAAAAGAGATTTTATCCGTACAGTCAGCACTAAGTAAATCCAATTTTGTTGTTGTAGCAAATAAGTTTTTATCTATTTCTATAGAGGAAAGCCTGGAGAGCAATGATATTTTATTGAATATTTTAGCTTTAGTGGACAGAAGAGTTGGAAAAAAGCGAATTTTAAACATGACCGAGAAGATGAAGTTAAAGCACCCAATTGTGCAGTATTTTTATGAGCTACGGCTTAGTACGTTTTGA
- a CDS encoding right-handed parallel beta-helix repeat-containing protein encodes MATPIFRWPRSQTLKLAVSVVVLLSAALLWENLENPSTVSAAGSVYYVDATAGLDTKDGKSPETAWQTISKVNGAALQPGDKVLFKRGDIWRGGLFAPGASGTVNNPIVFGSYGPTNLPLPRISGGRLATDWQGPNANGEYYWRAVSFGQNGQIVVLEDGRRLTGNNTEAKLPAPQKGSLASGEWAWDTVTTSVYYKPTSGLPSGHELEIVTNDRFAFSSNQKSYVELEDLDLYGGYSYAALIYGDSHHVSIRNSRMHGSDRHGVRITVADDNKLIGNEIYDANFYGVFIENGADRNLISGNTVHDIGVLRTDDGDSVGIYVGGASTVTRPLSSIVTHNTVRQIGKDTYSGKNGNLSRGSLSGTGILIESASNTQITNNRIYDIARTGIAVFSSYSDSLNLAIQGNLLYQIGSATVVDQISSGILLMNLKGKMNGTSVLNNTIADSDFHSNSGREAALKLRVVGPSGGNSGQLSGLTMRNNLISGNSANYTLAVDVDNEAQVTNLILDNNLYDPASGGGVFWNQGGVITSFAADKIVGITGAYYSTAKQNDQHSVAASPLFVEAAAGNYRLRQQSPAVDVGADVGLTVDIDGNVIPRGMHPDVGAYESEWSREPVPPAIYGVSSGVVYSTVVTATYSAGVATLSKNGGAKLPYISGSEIREEGSYLLRVEASGGLATEVSFSIVFGPIIVKGVAEGHAYNYTVKPVFPEGTGTLRKNGGPPEPFVSGAPVTQEGEYVLTISVPANRSRSVAFAIDRTPPVISSVVNGAVYDQPVMPKFNEGTAILYRIESDIGGNRMRSRYMPQTVYYSGDDPSGLVERIAISKVMVPLSAIDREIVERASFLSGMAVSESGRYKLTVTDAVYNQSVVRFAIAASAVTLQSDAVVAAGESIELMLGVHGVTELAGLDVKLDYDPNVLEYVDAAGIRNGVVVAMADKGNDDGHLHMLLAALGDAGMLEGDSAIAKVTFRVSEQALAGTTNVSVSAATGADMKGREYALSLASRMISVGTTVDKEALNELIATAASVLASATEGTEVGEYWPGSLNQQKALLAAAIAVAEEVSGSLTATAGQVQAATTVLNEAIAAFTSWKITATAGDLNGDGRISIGDLALIAHYYGKTSTNTSGEEWSLIRGYDLNRDGKIDLFELTYVARRIIKR; translated from the coding sequence ATGGCAACACCTATCTTCAGGTGGCCGCGATCCCAAACGCTAAAGCTGGCAGTGAGCGTGGTCGTGCTCCTGTCTGCAGCATTGCTGTGGGAGAATCTCGAAAATCCCAGTACGGTTTCCGCAGCGGGCAGCGTTTATTACGTGGATGCGACGGCAGGTCTGGATACGAAAGATGGAAAAAGCCCGGAAACAGCCTGGCAAACGATCAGTAAAGTGAACGGGGCTGCTTTGCAGCCCGGGGACAAAGTACTGTTCAAGCGCGGCGACATATGGCGGGGGGGATTATTTGCCCCAGGGGCGTCGGGCACTGTGAACAACCCGATCGTGTTCGGCAGTTACGGGCCGACCAACCTGCCGCTTCCACGCATCAGCGGAGGCAGGCTTGCGACCGATTGGCAAGGGCCAAATGCTAACGGCGAATATTATTGGCGAGCAGTCTCTTTCGGCCAGAATGGGCAGATCGTTGTACTGGAGGACGGGCGAAGACTGACCGGCAATAACACCGAGGCGAAACTTCCAGCGCCGCAAAAAGGTTCGCTTGCGTCTGGCGAATGGGCTTGGGATACGGTGACAACAAGCGTTTATTATAAGCCTACATCCGGATTGCCTTCGGGCCACGAGCTGGAAATTGTAACGAATGATCGTTTCGCCTTCTCATCCAATCAAAAGAGCTACGTGGAACTCGAGGATCTGGATCTATACGGAGGTTATTCGTATGCTGCCCTGATCTATGGCGATAGCCACCATGTTTCGATCCGCAACAGCCGCATGCACGGTTCGGATCGTCATGGCGTCCGGATTACGGTTGCCGATGACAACAAGTTGATCGGCAACGAAATATACGATGCGAATTTCTATGGCGTCTTCATAGAAAACGGTGCGGATCGAAACCTGATCAGCGGCAATACGGTGCACGATATCGGAGTGCTGAGGACGGACGACGGCGATTCGGTAGGCATTTATGTCGGAGGGGCATCGACTGTGACGCGCCCTCTGAGCAGCATCGTAACGCATAACACAGTCCGGCAGATCGGGAAAGACACGTATAGCGGAAAAAACGGCAATTTGTCGCGCGGCAGTTTGTCGGGAACGGGAATCCTGATCGAGTCGGCGTCCAATACGCAAATCACAAATAATCGTATTTATGACATTGCAAGAACCGGGATTGCGGTATTCTCCAGCTATTCCGATTCGCTGAACCTGGCGATTCAAGGCAATTTGCTATATCAAATTGGAAGCGCTACCGTAGTTGACCAGATAAGCTCCGGAATTTTGCTGATGAATCTGAAAGGGAAGATGAACGGAACAAGTGTGCTGAACAACACGATTGCGGACTCCGACTTCCATAGCAATTCGGGGCGTGAAGCGGCGCTCAAGCTGCGGGTCGTCGGCCCAAGCGGCGGCAATAGCGGTCAGCTAAGCGGGCTTACCATGCGCAACAACCTGATATCAGGCAATTCGGCGAATTACACGCTGGCGGTTGATGTGGACAACGAAGCCCAGGTGACCAATCTAATCCTCGACAACAACTTGTACGACCCTGCTTCCGGAGGCGGTGTGTTTTGGAACCAAGGCGGAGTGATCACGAGCTTTGCGGCAGACAAAATCGTCGGCATAACCGGAGCATACTACTCGACAGCCAAGCAAAACGATCAGCACTCGGTTGCAGCCAGCCCGCTGTTTGTTGAAGCGGCTGCGGGGAATTACCGGCTGAGGCAACAATCGCCTGCCGTGGATGTCGGCGCCGACGTCGGATTGACGGTGGACATAGACGGAAATGTGATTCCCCGAGGCATGCATCCGGATGTTGGCGCGTACGAAAGTGAATGGTCCCGCGAGCCTGTTCCGCCAGCCATTTACGGCGTATCGAGCGGTGTTGTCTATTCCACTGTCGTTACGGCTACTTACAGTGCCGGGGTCGCAACGCTTAGTAAGAATGGCGGAGCCAAGTTGCCATACATTTCGGGCAGCGAAATAAGGGAAGAAGGCTCGTATCTGCTGCGCGTTGAGGCGTCAGGCGGATTGGCGACAGAGGTATCCTTCTCTATCGTTTTCGGCCCGATTATCGTTAAAGGCGTGGCAGAAGGACACGCATACAATTACACCGTGAAGCCGGTATTTCCGGAAGGGACTGGCACGCTCCGCAAAAATGGCGGACCACCGGAGCCGTTCGTATCGGGCGCGCCGGTGACGCAGGAGGGCGAATACGTACTGACGATATCGGTACCCGCCAATCGTTCAAGGAGCGTCGCCTTTGCCATTGACCGAACCCCTCCGGTTATTAGCAGCGTTGTCAACGGAGCCGTCTATGATCAGCCGGTAATGCCGAAATTCAACGAAGGAACCGCTATTCTTTACCGGATTGAAAGCGACATTGGCGGTAACCGGATGCGGTCGCGCTATATGCCTCAAACGGTCTATTATTCGGGGGACGATCCATCTGGGCTAGTGGAGCGAATTGCTATATCCAAGGTAATGGTGCCGCTATCTGCCATTGACCGAGAGATCGTGGAGCGTGCTTCTTTCTTGTCGGGAATGGCCGTCTCGGAGTCTGGCCGCTACAAGTTAACTGTAACGGACGCGGTATATAACCAGAGCGTCGTACGCTTTGCGATCGCTGCATCGGCAGTGACTCTGCAGTCGGATGCCGTCGTCGCTGCCGGCGAGAGCATCGAGCTGATGCTTGGTGTCCACGGAGTAACCGAGCTGGCTGGACTCGATGTCAAGCTTGACTACGATCCTAATGTACTGGAGTATGTGGATGCCGCAGGCATAAGAAACGGCGTGGTCGTCGCGATGGCAGACAAAGGGAACGACGATGGTCATCTGCACATGCTGCTAGCTGCTCTGGGCGATGCGGGAATGCTCGAAGGTGACTCGGCGATAGCCAAAGTAACCTTCCGCGTATCCGAGCAAGCGCTGGCAGGCACGACGAATGTCAGCGTGTCGGCGGCGACAGGAGCAGATATGAAGGGCCGCGAATATGCCTTGTCGCTCGCGTCCCGCATGATTTCGGTAGGGACTACGGTTGACAAGGAAGCGTTGAACGAGCTGATTGCCACGGCGGCAAGCGTGCTCGCCTCGGCGACGGAAGGAACGGAAGTGGGCGAATATTGGCCGGGATCCCTGAATCAGCAAAAAGCGCTGCTGGCTGCTGCCATTGCAGTTGCCGAAGAAGTATCGGGCAGCCTGACGGCAACTGCCGGACAGGTCCAAGCGGCAACGACTGTGTTGAATGAAGCGATCGCAGCATTTACGAGTTGGAAAATTACCGCGACCGCCGGCGATCTGAACGGCGACGGGCGCATCTCGATTGGTGATCTGGCGCTGATTGCCCATTATTATGGGAAAACTTCGACCAACACTTCCGGCGAGGAGTGGTCGCTGATTCGCGGTTATGATCTGAACCGGGACGGCAAAATTGATTTGTTCGAGCTGACGTATGTCGCGCGTCGTATCATAAAAAGGTAA
- a CDS encoding response regulator transcription factor — MYKLLLVDDDYIAREGLRDLHDWAQAGIDIVGEAEDGKEALRKARRLQPDIVLTDVVMPVMNGIELVEQLRKERPDIQAIMISAHQDIRFIKASMKLEAVDYILKPFNLDELRQVVGKVLERLDKERSNRRLEEDVSRHFAESLSSSGLPALFELQERILETIGSGSDQPQLLERCIKDYFRTVRENGMDSLLFLGSRCGEIVIKALVRLQIKDGATGEPFRASLQHLRLMNSSYQLEDYLLKTLQEMKAAVLEERGGSSRKAVRDVQGIIRRGYYSNLTIQQLAAEVFVSPGHLQALFKKETSQTINDYITSIRIDKAKELLRQPGVKIYEVAKMVGYQDTHYFSRIFKKWTGVNPLDYREEQS, encoded by the coding sequence ATGTACAAGTTACTGCTCGTTGACGACGATTATATCGCCCGCGAAGGACTGCGCGATTTGCACGATTGGGCACAAGCCGGCATCGACATTGTCGGGGAAGCAGAGGATGGTAAGGAAGCGCTGCGCAAGGCACGGCGACTGCAGCCGGATATCGTGCTCACGGATGTCGTGATGCCTGTCATGAACGGAATTGAGCTGGTGGAGCAGCTGCGCAAGGAGAGGCCGGATATCCAGGCAATTATGATCAGCGCCCATCAGGATATTCGTTTCATCAAGGCGTCCATGAAGCTGGAGGCAGTCGACTACATTCTCAAGCCATTTAATCTGGATGAGTTGAGGCAGGTTGTCGGCAAGGTGCTGGAGCGGCTGGATAAGGAAAGAAGCAACCGGAGACTGGAGGAGGATGTCAGCCGCCATTTCGCGGAAAGTCTCTCGTCGTCGGGACTGCCGGCTTTGTTCGAGCTGCAGGAGCGAATTCTGGAGACGATTGGTTCCGGATCCGATCAGCCGCAATTGCTGGAGCGATGCATTAAGGATTATTTCCGCACCGTGAGGGAAAATGGCATGGACTCCTTGCTGTTCCTCGGTTCACGCTGCGGCGAGATCGTGATCAAAGCGTTGGTGCGCCTGCAGATCAAGGATGGCGCGACCGGGGAGCCGTTTCGCGCGTCGCTGCAGCATCTGCGCTTGATGAACAGCAGCTATCAGCTGGAAGACTATTTATTGAAGACGCTGCAGGAGATGAAGGCGGCGGTACTCGAGGAGAGAGGCGGAAGCTCACGCAAGGCGGTTCGCGATGTGCAGGGGATCATCCGGCGAGGGTATTATAGCAATTTGACGATCCAGCAGCTTGCCGCCGAAGTGTTTGTGTCGCCGGGTCATCTGCAGGCGCTGTTCAAGAAGGAGACCAGCCAGACGATCAACGATTATATAACGTCCATACGCATCGACAAGGCCAAGGAACTGCTTCGCCAGCCGGGCGTCAAAATTTACGAGGTCGCCAAGATGGTCGGCTATCAGGACACGCATTATTTTTCGCGTATATTTAAAAAATGGACAGGCGTCAATCCGCTGGACTACCGGGAGGAGCAGTCATGA